The DNA sequence AGTATGGAACCGGATATGGCCGGCTCTCCGGCGGGGATATTGTTCGTGGTTTCGTTATCCTGCAAAAGGGCGCTTAATCCTTTTCCCAAAGCATTTCTTTTCAACGCACACATGATCAAACATTAGAGATTTTGGTTTCTTCTCCGGCCGCTTCACTCTTTACCTTATTTTTCCTGATGATCTCCCTTGCAAGGCTCAGGTAATTTGCCGCGCCCCTGCTGCCGGCATCGTGCATGATCACCGACACGCCGAAACTTGGCGCTTCGCTTAATTTCGTATTCCGCTGAATGATCGTATCAAAGACCAGGTCCTGGAAATGGCTTTTCACTTCTTCCATTACCTGGTTGCTCAGCCGCAGCCGGACATCGTACATCGTCAGCAGGATACCTTCTATATGCAGGGCCGGGTTCAGGCGGGTTTGTACGATCTTAATGGTATTCAATAATTTACCAAGCCCTTCCAGGGCGAAATATTCGCATTGCACAGGAACCACCACTGAATCAGAAGCCGTAAGAGCATTAATGGTGATCAGCCCCAGGGAAGGTGAACAATCAATAATGATAAAGTCATACCGTTCCTTGATCTTCTCCAGGACGGCCTTCATCTTGTATTCCCGTTCTACGGCGTTGATCATTTCGATTTCCGCTCCTACCAGGTCAATATGGGCAGGGAAAAGGTCAAGGTTAGGCGTACTCGTGCTTAAAATGGCCTCATTGGGATCTGAATCATTGACAATACATTCATAGATGCTTGACTTAACGCTGCGGGGGTCAAAGCCGATCCCCGATGTACTGTTCGCCTGCGGGTCCGCATCCACGAGCAATGTCTTGTATTCCAGGACGGCCAGGCTCGCGGCCAGGTTGATCGACGACGTGGTTTTCCCCACTCCTCCCTTTTGATTGGCTATTGCAATTATTTTGGTCATTCTTTAATTCTGGAGTATGCTTATATTTACCGTACTGCGTTGGCATAAGATACAAACTGCAAACAATATATACAGAAATATGTTGACAAAGCTATGAATTTTATTAACAACCTGCGTTCATGATCAGTATAATATCCGGCACAAACAGGATACCCAGTAACTCCGAAATTCTCGCAAATTATTACGGCCGGATACTCCGCGAAAAAGGCATCGAAACGCAGGTGCTTCCATTGACGATCCTCCCTCCCGATCTTATCGCTACCGACCTATACGGGCAAAGAAGCGCCGGCTTCCGGCCTATCCAGGAAAAAGTCACGGCCACAGACAAATTCATTTTTATCCTGCCCGAATACAACGGAAGCTTTCCGGGCGTACTCAAGGTATTCATTGATGCCTGCTCGTTCCCTGAAAGCTTTATGGGCAAAAAAGCCGCCCTCGTGGGCCACTCCACGGGCCGATACGGCAATATCCGCGGCGTGGAACACTTTACCGGCGTCTGCCACTATTGCGGCCTTCATATCCTTCCCCTGAAACTCCATATCCCCCGTGTCCAGCATGAATTTGACAAAGAAGGGAACATCCTTGAAGGGGACGCCAGGCGCTTTATCAGCCAGCAAATTGAACAGTTCATCCATTTTTAGGGGAGCCGCTCTCAAACTTTATCCATCCCAGGCCTTCAAAGCCAAAATGAAAATCACCGGCATTAATGATCTCCGCCAGGATCTCCAGGCTGTCGATCATGCCGGGGCCGGGCAGCTGGAAATATTCACGGCAATCCGTCACGTAAATGCGATTGTTTTTCAGAGCCGGGCTTTCGGCAAACCAGGGCTGTTCAAGCAGGCTGCCTATTTCGCGGAGGCTTTCTTCAATGCTTTTTCCCGGCAGCATCAGGATCACAATATCGGGCGGAAAGAGGAGTCCGTTCTCCTCCGATGCAATGGCGGTTCCGCCGGCAATCTCTACCAGGGCGGGAATGCGGCCGCCGGCTGTACCGGGAGGGTTTAGCTGTTCAATACAGGCTACGCCAGGCAGCTGGCGAATAAATTTCAGTTTATGCCTGATAATATCTATCCGCTCCTGCCATTGTTCCAGTTCGGCTTCCAGGTCCCGGGCAGCAATAAAATTCCTACGTAACATACACGGTTTTAATATTTACAAATTCACGGATGCCAAAGCCTCCCAGTTCCCGGCCGTATCCCGACTCCTTGATGCCGCCGAAAGGCAGGCGGGGGTCTGAATGCACGATACCGTTCACGAAACAGCTGCCGGCCTCCAGGCGATGAGCCGCCAGCTGCTCGCCTCGCTTTTTATCTTTGGTGAACACCGCGGCGCCCAGGCCAAAAGAAGAGTCGTTGGCCTTTTTTATGGCGTCGTCCTCATCTTTTGCGGTAATAACCGCCGCCACAGGGCCGAAAAGTTCTTCATCATAGGCCGGCATGCCCTTTTTAACGTTAGTGAGGATAGTAGCAGGATAAAAGGCTCCTTTCCCTTCCGGCTTTTTGCCTCCGAGCAGGCAGCGGGCTCCTTTTACGATGCTTTCGAGTACCTGCTCATGAAGCTGGTCGCGCAAATCCTCGCGCGCCTGCGGGCCTATATCGGTATCCTCCTGCAGGGGGTCGCCCATCTTTTTGTCCATCATCCGGTTCCGGAAAAGTTCTAAGAAGCGCTTTTCCACAGCTTTGACCACGATAAATCGCTTGGCGGCGATACAACTCTGCCCGCTGTTCACCAGCCGGCCGTTCACGCAGATCTCTGCGGCCTTTTCAAGGTCGGCATCTTCCAGGATAAGATACGGATCGCTCCCGCCCAGCTCCAGTACTGTTTTTTTAAGCAGGCTTCCCGCTTTGGAGGCGACCGACTTCCCCGCTTGGGTACTGCCGGTCAGGGTCACCGCTTTTACTCTTTCGTCTTCCATCACTGCCGCGGCCTGGCCGGAATCTATCAGCAGGCTTTGAAATACGCCGGGCGGGAAACCGGCTTCTTTAAATATATCTTCAATAGCCAGTGCGCAGCCCGGAACGTTGGAGGCATGTTTCAGCAAGCCAGTATTGCCAGCCATCAGAGAAGGGGCAGCAAAACGAAAAACCTGCCAGAAGGGGAAGTTCCAGGGCATAATGGCCAGCACTACGCCCAGGGGCTCGAAAGCTACATAGCTTTTTGACGCGTCGGTAGCGATCTTTTCCGGAAGGAGGAAGCCCCTGGCCTCTTCGCTGTAATATTTGCACACCCAGGCGCATTTATCAATTTCAGAGGCGCCCTGTGCCAGGGGTTTCCCCATTTCGAGGGCCATCAACCGGGCAAGCGCGTCTTTTTTCTTCTCCAGAACGGATGCGGCTTTTTTAAAGAGCGCCGACCGCTCAGGGAAACCCGTTTCTTTCCAGTTCAGGAAGGCGTCCTGCGCAGCCTTCACTTTTCTGCTTACCTGTCCCGGTTTCAGGACTGGATACTTTTTAATTCTTTTGCCGTTCAGGGGGTTTACCGATTCAATAGCCATTTCATTTGCGTTTATTCTTCCATTTCCCGGTGCCATTTCCGGATGCGCTTTAGCGCCCTTAACCGGACCAAAAGGATCAGCAGCAGCAGGATACACAGCAAGTAAATACCGGATTTGAAAGGCCAGTCAAGCTGAGCGTACCCGGAAAAATGAAATACCGCAAAAGCCGTTCCTGTCAGCAATAAGGCGAAAAGGAACAGGAACCGGATCTTCACAAGCGCACCCGGGATCAACCGTTTCTTTACTGCAGCGTTATGCAGCAGCATGCCTGTAGCAATATAGAAAAAAGACAGCAAGGCCAGTACCAAAAATACCGTCGTAGAGAGGCGGGTTAAAAAAGTGAGTTCCGGGAAAGAATAGCCTGCCCGTACGATAAGGCTGGGATGAGCGATCAGGAACGCGTCCAGGAAGCCGGCAACCAGGATCAGCAGGTAACCGAGGAATTCTCTATTGACCGAAAAAGGCATTATTCCTTTTGCTTTTTACTTTCCTGGTATTCCCTGAAGGATTGAAGGATCTTCTGGTGAATATCATACTGGCTGGCGTATTTAACAAAGTCGTAGTCCCTAAGGTACTTGTTATAAAACAAGGCCCTTTCATCGCCCTCCAGCCCGGTTAATTCCGTGACCAGCCGGTAAGGGATCCTGGATTCTATAAAATGCTGCTGTTCATAGGAAAGCAGGGTTTCCCTGAATTGCTTATTGCGCTTCCGGCCTTTGAAATTAAATAGTTCTCCCAGGAAAGTGATCGGGCTGCTCAGCGCCATTGCTCCGTATTTCCAGGCACTGGGCGGCTTATAATTGAAGATATGCCCGTATTCCATGCGAAGTTCAATAGAATCCTTCACGCTGTTGCGACGGCCGGTCACCTTGACCTGATCCAGGCTCAGGTTATCCGGATACAAATGAATATCATGACGGGCAGTCCCAGTTTTCTGGGTAATAACCACGTATTCCTTCCGGAAACCCAGCAGGGAATACTCCACGGTATCGCCCTGGTAAACCTTTAACGAGTAACTTCCATAGAGATTAGTAGCCACTCCGGTTCCCAGCCGTTTGCTGGTTACCGATACCCCCTGAAGAGGCAGGTCCTTTTCGTCATAAATAGTTCCGTATACGCTTACCTGGGCATGCAGATCGCAGATCAGGATGCCGTTAAGCAACAAGCAGAAAATAACTGCCCTGGTAAACATTTTATTTCATTTTAAACCCATATCAGGTCGACGCCGGGAGGTTGTTTCGGGCAATCCGAAGCAGTCTCCGCCGGGGTGACTGGTGCGGCAATCACATGGAAGGCCGTATTACTCTTTCTTTCCGAAAAGCCTTCTGAAGAATTCTCCGATGCCTCCTTTTTTCTTCGGCGCTTCTTTCTCAACTTCTTCAGCAGGCGCCTGGGCAGCCATCTGGCCAGCTGTTTGCAGGGCCTTGTAGGCGTTTACGATCCCCCCTGAAATACAAAGATCGGTCATTTTCACCAATTCGTTTTCCGTACCGGGTTTGATCACTTCCCAGTCGACCGGGGTCACCGAGCTTACCAGCGCCTGTTTTACCTGCACAGCGGAAAGCTCAGGATAATAGGCTCTTACCAGGGCTGCAACTCCGGCAACTACCGGAGAAGCCATACTTGTACCGTCCAGCTCTTCATAGGAAGAACCCGGCACGGTTGACCTGATACGGTAGCCTGGCGCAAAAAGGTCTACCCGTTCCGCTCCGTAATTGGAAAATTCCGCAGCCAGCTTCTCGCCGCCCATCCAGGTACTGGCGCCGACTTCTATCCAGGCGCCCGCCTTTTCGGAGGAATCCTGGAAGTAAGGGCTGGGGTAATTTGGCTTGGCGTCCACGTTGCTGCCGTCGTTCCCGGCGGCATGCACCAGCAGCACGTCTTTGGACAATGCGAATTTAACGGCTTCGTCCACCACTTCTTTTTCCGGGGAATAGGCTTTTCCAAAGCTCATATTTATCACCTTCGCCCCGTTCTCGGCGGCATAGCGGATAGCATTTGCCACATCCTTGTCCCGCTCGTCTCCGTCAGGAACCGTCCGGATGGCCATGATCTTTACCGGGCCCGCAACGCCTTTAATGCCTTTATTATTGGTCCTGCTGGCAGCAATAATGCCCGCTACGTGCGTGCCATGACGCGCATCAGGGCCTTCGACTTCGTTGTTGCCATAGTAGCGCTGACGCGGGTCATTATAATTGTCCTGCACAATGTACCGGGGGTCGAAGTCTACATTATAGTGATATTTTACTTTTCCGCCGAAATACTCCACTCCTTCCTTGACATTGGCCATGAAATCTTTGAAGCTCAGGCCGGTCTCGTCCAGGTTTTGCAGGACCACGCTTTTAACGGTCTCATCGTACTCGCCAACGGGCTGATAATTCTGCAGGTCTTCCCTGGTGATCTCCTCTTTGCCGATTTTTTCAGCAAAGGCTTCCAGCACCTGGTAGAATGAATTATAATTCTCAAAGCCGTCCTTTGCTTCGGAGAGTTCGGTATTCACAATTTCCTTCATGGAAACGTATTTGCGATAGGCCGCTTTCTGCTCCGCGTTGAAATTACTGGTATCGGCGCCTTCATAGGTGGGAGCCATTTCGCGGACCAGGCGTGTTACTTCCAGGTTATCCTGGTTGACATCGGTACCGTTTTTCCCCCCGATAAAATCCCATCCATAAATGTCGTCGGTATAGCCGTTCTTATCGTCGTCCTTTTCATTCCCTTTCCGCTCTTCGGGATTGACCCAGATCCTTCCCAAAAGATCTTCATGGTCCACTTCTACCCCGCCGTCAATCACGGCAACGATGACGGTATCCGGCTCCATATTTGCCAGCAGCTCCGTATATGCCTTTTCCGTACTTACGCCGGGCACATTGTCCGCTTCAGGATCAAGGTTGAACCAATTCTCAGGCGCCTTTTTTTCCGGAAGTTCCTGCGCCGCAGCCACCGCCGAAAAAGCGCAGGCCGCCGTTAGGGTGAATACCCATTTAAAATTTCTCTTCATACCAACATTTAAACGTGTAAAACTGCCAATCTGTATAGGCAACTTAAAATCGCGGCAATTTATAGGAAAAAAGTAGTTTGATATTGATTCATCACAAATTAGTTACAATACCCATTTCCCCCCGGGCCTTGTTCTTCGCATGGATTTTATACTTTTACGGAAAAGCCTTCATTAAACAATGTATAAACGCCGTATTTTCTTCCCGGTTTTTTTCCTGATCTTTTACGTACACGGGGCCATGGGACAATCGCCGGAAAAGCCGAATTCCGCCGAAATATTCCAGGCCCTGCAGCGGCTGAACACCTTGGGTTCCGTACTCTACGTAGCCGCTCATCCCGATGACGAAAATACGCGCCTGATCTCCTGGCTGTCAAATGAAAAAAACCTGGACGTGACCTACCTGTCCCTTACCCGCGGGGATGGTGGCCAGAACCTGATCGGCCCGGAAATACGGGAGTTACTGGGCGTGATCCGTACCCAGGAGTTACTGATGGCCCGCAGCGTGGACGGAGGAAAGCAGTTTTTTACGCGCGCCAATGACTTCGGCTATTCCAAGAACCCCGCCGAAGCGCTCCGGACCTGGGGGAAAGATTCCATCCTTTCGGACGTTGTTTGGGCCATCCGCAAACTGCGTCCCGACATTATTATCAATCGCTTTTCCGCCGATACCGCCTCGGAAACCCACGGGCACCATACGGCCTCCGCCATTCTTTCTTCCGAAGCATTTGAACTGGCGGGAGATCCCTCGGTATTTCCCGGCCAGCTGCCCTATGCGGAGCCCTGGAAGCCCCGCCGGCTTTTTATGAACACTTCCTGGTATTTTTATGAAAGCAGGGAAGCCTTTGAGAGAGCCATGAAGGCCGATCAGGACCTTTATTCCCTGGATGTAGGCGTATATTATCCCCTGCTTGGAAAATCCAATACGGAAATTGCCGCTATCAGCCGGAGCATGCACCGCTGCCAGGGATTTGGCTCCGCCGGCTCCAGGGGAAGCAGCATGGAGTACCTCAAATTACTGAAAGGCGATAAAGCCGGCAACGATATTTTCGAAGGGATTGACATGAGCTGGTCGCGCGTGGATGGCGGCGCCGAAATAGGCCGGCTGGTTAAAAAAATTACTGATGCATACGAGCTTTCCGATCCTGCGGCCAGCATCCCCGGCCTGCTGGAGGTGCATACAAAGATAAAGGCGCTGCCCGAGGGCTTCTGGAAGGAGAAAAAACTAGCCGAAACCCGGCAGCTTATTCGCTGGTGCATGGGCCTGTACCTGGAAGCGGTGGCCGTACAGCCTTCCGCAAGCCCGGGAGAACAGGTAAATGTGAAAATAGAAGCAATTAACCGATCGGCGATTCCGGCCGGGCTGGATTCCGTTGTTTTTTCAACGGGCGAAAAATGGTCCGGAAATCTTTCCCTGGAAAACAACAAGGTGCATTTTTTGGATCAGCGCATCCTGCTGCCGGAAGGCCTGGAATATACCAGTCCTTACTGGCTGCGCGAGCCCTGGGAAACCGGGAGATATACGGTAGAGGAACAAATCCTGCGCGGCCTTCCCGAATCACCGCCGCCCGTACAGGCTGCGTTTTACTTCACCGTCAACGGCGTTCCTGTTCATTGCGATATACCCCTGGTGTTCAGGGAAACGGACCCTGCGAGAGGAGAAGTGTACAGCCATTTTGAAGTAGTGCCGCCTGTTTTCGTTCGCCTGCCCGAAAGTGTGTACCTGTTTCCTTCGGAAGAGCCCCGGGAAATAGAAGTGAGCGTAAAAGCAGGGAAGGCGGGAATAAAGGGCCAGCTGGGAATCGGCGCCGCCGAGGGCTGGAGCATCAGCCCGGCATCCTATGAAGTATCCCTGGACGCGCCCGGGCAGGAAAAGAAATTCCGGTTTACCATCACTCCGCCGGCAATACCCGGCGAAACCACGTTGCAGGCGATGGTTACCCTTAACGGCACCACCTACCATAAGGAAAAGATCAGCATCAGCTATGACCATATTCCCTCCCAAACGGTATTGAAGGATTCCTATGCCCGCCTGGTACGGGTAAACCTTGAAAAAAAGGGCGAGCGGATCGCTTATATCATGGGCGCCGGCGACGAGATCCCGGAAAGCCTGGAGCAGATTGGTTACGACGTTGATGTTCTTCCGCCGGCCGGCATTACCCTTCAGCGGCTGCAGCAATACGATGCACTGATCACCGGTGTACGGGCTTATAATACCGTGGAAGAACTCCGCTTTCTCCAACCGGTTTTATTTGAATATGTCCGCGGCGGAGGCACAATGATCGTCCAGTACAATACCACCGGCCGGCTGGTGACCGACCGCATAGCGCCTTATCCCCTGGAACTTTCGCGCGAGCGGGTGGCGGAAGAAGACAGCGAGGTATCGCTGCTGGCCCCGGACCACCCCCTGCTGAATTACCCGAATAAAATTACTGAAAAGGATTTCGAAGGCTGGGTGCAGGAACGCGGGCTTTATTTCCCCCATAGCTGGGATGATGCCTATACTCCCCTGCTTTCCGCCGCCGATACCGGCGAAAGCGCCAAAAAAGGAGGGCTTCTTGCGGCTTCCTACGGCGAGGGGTACTTTATCTATACCGGCTACTCCTGGTTCAGGGAACTGCCCGCGGGCGTGCCGGGCGCCTACCGCTTGTTCAGCAATATGATTTCAATTGGCAAATAGCTCCTGAAAACAAACAAATGGACATGGCACAGCACACGACAGAAGAAGACCGGGCAAAGGAGCAGGAACGCACTGCACCGCAAAAACCGCCCTTATTCGATACCTGGAAAAACATGTACCTCTTTGTATTGGCGCTGCATGCCCTGGTTATCGCGGCCCTTTATTTTCTCACCATGAACTATCAATAGGACCTGTATGCATTTAACAGACTGGCTCGTACTTGGCGGAACACTTTTATTCATCGTAGGTTACGGCACCTGGAGGACACGGCAGCGTGGCACCTCCGAAAATTTCCTGCGGGGCGAAAAGAATCATCCCTGGTGGGTCATTTGTATTTCCATCATGGCTACCCAGGCCAGCGCCATCACGTTCCTGTCCACTCCCGGGCAGGCTTATGAAGACGGCCTTCGCTTTGTACAGTTCTATTTCGGGCTGCCCCTGGCAATGGTCATCCTCTCCGTCGCAGTCATTCCCATCTATTACAAGCTGAAAGTTTATACGGCCTACGAATTCCTGGAGAACCGATTCAACCTGTCCACCCGCACGCTCACCGCCGTCCTGTTCCTTGTACAGCGCGGCCTGGCAGCAGGGATCACCATTTACGCCCCTGCAATCATCCTCTCTACCATCCTGGGCTGGAACCTGCACCTGACCAATCTTATCATCGGCATCCTCGTCATCATTTACGTGACCAGCGGCGGTACCGAGGCCGTGAGCCAAACCCAGAAGCAGCAGATGGCGGTAATGATGGGCGGCATGCTGCTGGTGCTGGTGATCGTGATCGGGAAGCTTCCGGATGAATTATCCGTTGGAGAAGCCCTGTCAGTTGCCGGCCTGGCCGGCAAGATCAACGCGGTAGATTTTACTTTCGACCTGTCCAACCGTTATAACTTCTGGTCCGGCATTCTCGGCGGCACCTTCCTTTTCCTTTCCTATTTCGGCACCGACCAGTCGCAGGTGCAACGCTACCTCAGCGGCCGCTCCCTTACCCAGGGAAGGCTGGGACTGCTTTTCAACGGCATGCTCAAAGTGCCCATGCAGTTCTTCATCCTTTTCGTAGGGATCATGGTCTTTGTTTTCTTCCAGTTCAACAAGCCCCCGGTAAATTTCAACCAGGCCAATCTTGACCGGCTGGAAAATTCCGCCTATCAGCCCCAGCTGGAACAGCTGCAGGCCGCCCATACCGCCGTTTTCGAACAAAAACAGGAATTGCTCCGCTCAGTAAGCGAAGAAGGAACCGCAAGCGAAGCCCAAACCCGCCAGCTGAGAACGGAACTGAACGCCCTGGACACCCGTAACCAGGAGATCAGGGAAGACGTCCAGGCCCTTATCCTTGCACAAAACCCCGAAGCCGTCGCCAAAGACACCGATTACGTATTTATTACCTTTATCCTGGAACACCTGCCCGTAGGACTGGTAGGCCTGCTCCTGGCCGTGATCCTTTGCGCCGCCATGTCCTCCATTTCCTCCGAACTGAATGCCCTGGCCACCACGTCCGTGGTAGATATTTACCGCCGCTCCATCGTAAAAGATAAAACAGACCGCCACTACCTTAATTCCTCGCGCTGGTTCACCATCCTATGGGGCCTTCTCGCACTCTCCTTCGCCACCTTCGCGTCCCTGGTAGAAAACCTGATAGAAGCCGTCAACATTGTCGGATCCATCTTTTACGGCGTCATCCTGGGCATTTTCGTAGTCGCCTTCTTCCTGAAATTCGTAAAAGGCCGGGCCGTTTTCGTAGCCGCCATCATTTCCGAGATCATCGTGATCACCATCTTCATCCTAAGCCGCCAGGGCATCGTTGAAATCGCCTACCTCTGGCTGAACGCCATCGGCTGTTTGCTGGTCATGCTCATCGCTACGTTGTTGCAGGTTTTGCTTCCGAAAAAGCCGGCCGATAGTTATGCTACGTAATAATAGAGGCTAAAAACGAGCTACTCCATGGGTTTAGACACAGTCACGACTGTAGGTACAACAAACTTTATATATCTATCTTCCTCAATTTGAAGGTCGCGAGGAAAAAACAAACTTTCCCATGCCCCAGAGATCGTGGAAAGCCTTTTTTCATCTATAAGAACCGTGTAGTAGGCTCCGTAAGGAATTATCAATACCGGTACGAATATTGCCGAACTTTTCAAATTAAAGCCACGCGAGGGCAAACTTTCATATTTTCCTCTTAATTCTCTCATGCTGCCTTTGCTAAATGCCAATGAGTCTGCCATCGAGGATAGGATAATGGTATCAAGCACTGATTGCTCATCGTATAAAACCATATATGAATATGTCGTGATCGTATCACGATTCAATTTTTCATATTCTATACTACTTGTATAGCGTAGTATATACCGTTCTATTGAAGTAGAGTCTACTTGGCTATAAGTATTGCTCGAAAGGACCAAGAACGCTACTGTTAATCCACATACAATGTGAATTCTTTTCGTAAAAATCGGTTTATTCATCACATTCAGTCCCCTTATCAACTGTTTATAATGGTTGTTAGTATTTATAATACGGGTCCTCGTAGTTGGTGTCAGAGCATCCCAATATAATGTATTCTGCAGTCCTCCTATAATTCCCCCCGAAAATCGGACAGTAAGTTAAGTTAGAATTTTGATTAAATTTACTGTATCATGAGTAGGAGAAAGTTTACTTCGGAGTTTAAAGTCAAGGTGGTCATGGAGGCCTTGAGCGAGCGTTACACGATTCAGGAGCTTGGTCGCAAGTACGAGATCCATCCCACGCAGATCACTACCTGGAAGACTCAGTTTTTGAAAAATGCCAGCGCCGTTTTTGACAAACCAGTAAAGGATGCCAAAAGCGAGGCCCAGGAGAAGGAAGAGCATTATTTGAAGGTGATCGGCCAGCAAAAGGTCGAGATTGATTTTTTAAAAAAAGCCTTGTCATGAGCCAGGATAAACAGCAACGTCAGCGACATATTGACAAGGCCGGAATGTTGAGTATTGTCCGTCAGTGCGAGCTTCTTGAGGTTCCTCGCAGCAGTTTTTATTA is a window from the Anseongella ginsenosidimutans genome containing:
- a CDS encoding transposase, whose protein sequence is MSRRKFTSEFKVKVVMEALSERYTIQELGRKYEIHPTQITTWKTQFLKNASAVFDKPVKDAKSEAQEKEEHYLKVIGQQKVEIDFLKKALS